A region of Oncorhynchus masou masou isolate Uvic2021 unplaced genomic scaffold, UVic_Omas_1.1 unplaced_scaffold_974, whole genome shotgun sequence DNA encodes the following proteins:
- the LOC135538508 gene encoding NACHT, LRR and PYD domains-containing protein 3-like isoform X5, which produces MTSDCSKLEPIQFREGYFSTEKSPELPEDSESQREDEEVVNAEDEKQESSAIERDISDTLEKNSDALAVICQRELKLNLKKKFQCIFEGIAQQGNPTLLNKIYTELYITEGGTGEVNNEHELRQIETTTRKQARPETAIKCNDIFQPLTGQDKPIRTVLTKGVAGIGKTVSVQKFILDWAEGKANQDVQFVFSFPFRELNLMKEEKHNLIELLNHFSTEIKESRISNYDKYKVLFIFDGLDECRLPLEFQKNKICCDITESTSVDVLLTNLIKGNLLPSALLWITTRPAAANKIPSECIDQDTEVRGFNDPQKEEYFRKRFSDEDMASSIISHIKTSRSLHIMCHIPVFCWISAIVLEHMLKHKREEMPKTLTEMYTHLVVFHTKQKNEKYLGKEETGPHSNKESILSLGKLAFQQLVKGNLIFYEEDLKEAGIDVNEALVYSGLCTQLFKEECGLYQDKVYCFVHLSIQEFLATLYVFLSFINNNENLMAKPQSTSSNFLALFRDRREVTLYKSAVDKALQSETGNLDLFLRFLLGLSLESNQKHLRGLLTKTRSSSQSHEETVKYIKEKIRENPSPERCINLFHCLNELNDHSLVDEIQRYLSSGSHSRGKLTPAQWSALVFVLLTSEKELDVFDLKKYSRSEEGLLRLLPVVKASRAALLSSCGVTEKSCASLASEVLKSNSSHLRELDLSNNDLKDSGVKLLSAGLGNPHCKLETLRLSGCLVTEEGCASLISDLSSPSHLRELDLSNNNLKDSGVKLLSAGLGNPHCKLEILRLSGCGVTEEGCASLVSALKSNPSHLRELDLSNNDLKDSGVKMLSVGLENPNCKLDTLRLSRCLVTEEGCTSLVSGLRSNPSHLRELDLSYNHPGDSGVRLLSAGLEDPHCRLEKLCVEHGGEYTMKPGLRKYACDLTMDPNTVHRLLSLSEENRKVTWRREEQLYPDHTERFKDREQVLCGEGLTGRCYWEVEWSGRGAVIGVTYKGISRRGEGNDCVIGFNDRSWSLQCSDNSYYARHNDNLTTIAIPSSSSHRVGVYLDWPAGTLSFYRVSSDTLTHLYTFHTTFTEPLYPGFRVWYDSSVSLCQVVPVSNTT; this is translated from the exons ATTCAGATGCGCTTGCTGTGATTTGCCAACGTGAACTCAAACTTAATCTAAAGAAGAAGTTTCAATGTATATTTGAGGGGATCGCTCAACaaggaaacccaacacttctcaataagatctacacagagctctacatcacagagggtggaacaggagaggtcaataatgaacatgagctgagacagattgagacaacaaCCAGGAAACAAGCAAGACCAGAGACTGCAATCAAATGTAACGACATATTCCAACCCTTAACTGGACAAGACAAACctatcagaactgtgctgacaaagggagtcgctggcattggaaaaacagtctctgtgcagaagttcattctggactgggctgaaggaaaagcaaatcaggatgtccaatttgttttttcattcccttttcgggagctgaatttgatgaaagagGAAAAACACAATTTGATTGAACTTCTCAATCACTTCTCAACAGAAATTAAAGAATCAAGAATCTCCAACTATGACAAGTAcaaagttctgttcatctttgatggtctggatgagtgccgACTGCCCCTAGAATTCCAGAAAAACAAGATCTGTTGTGACATCACAGAGTCAACCTCAGTGGATGTTCTGCTGACAAATCTCATCAAGGGAAacctgcttccctctgctctcctctggataaCTACCCGACCTGCAGCAGCCAATAAGATCCCTTCAGAGTGTATTGACCAGGATacagaggtacgagggttcaatgacccacagaaggaggagtacttcaggaagagattcagtgatgaggacATGGCCAGCAGTatcatctcacacataaagacatcaaggagcctccacatcatgtgccacattccagtcttctgttggatttcTGCAATAGTGCTTGAACACATGCTGAAGcataagagagaagagatgcccaagactctgacagagatgtacacacaccttgtggtgtttcataccaaacagaagaatgaaaagtatcttgggaaagaagagacaggtcCACACTCGAATAAAGAGAGCATTCTGTCACTGGGAAAGCTAGCTTTTCAACAGCTTGTGAAAGGCAATCTGATTTTCTATGAAGAAGACCTGAAGGAGGCTGGCATTGATGTCAATGAAGCCTTAGTGTACTCAGGATTGTGCACACAGCTCTTTAAAGAGGAATGTGGGCTGTACCAGGACAAGGTGTACTGCTTCGTGcatctgagcattcaggagtttctggcTACTCTATATGTATTCCTCTCATTCATCAACAACAATGAGAATCTAATGGCCAAACCGCAATCAACATCCAGCAACTTTCTTGCTCTGTTCAGAGACAGGCGTGAAGTTACACTCTACAAGAGTGCTGTGGATAAAGCCTTACAAAGTGAGACGGGAAACCTGGACCTTTTCCTCCGCTTCCTTCTGGGCctctcactggagtccaatcagaagcacttacgaggtctactgacaaagacgagaagcagctcacagagccatgaagaaacagtcaagtacatcaaggagaagatcagggagaatccctctccagagaggtgcatcaatctgttccactgtctgaatgaactgaatgaccatTCTCTAGTGGATGAAATACAAAGATATCTGAGCTCAGGAAGTCACTCTAGAGGCAAACTGACACCTGCACAGTGGtcagctctggtctttgtgttgctgacttcagaaaaggagctggatgtgtttgacctgaagaaatactccagatcagaggaaggtctGCTGAGGCTGCTGCCTGTGGTCAAAGCCTCCAGAGCTGCTCT GCTGTCAAGCTGTGGAGTCACAGAGAAAAGTTGTGCTTCTCTGGCTTCTGAAGTTCTGAAGTCAAACTCCTCACAtctgagagagctggatctgagtaacaatgacttgaaggattcaggagtgaagctgctctctgctggactggggaatccccactgtaaactggagactctgag gctgtcaggctgtctagtcacagaagaaggctgtgcttctctgatCTCAGATCTGTCAagcccctcacacctgagagagctggatctgagtaacaataacctgaaggattcaggagtgaagctgctctctgctggcctgggaaatccccactgtaaactggagattttgag gctgtcaggctgtggagtcacagaggaaggctgtgcttctctggtctcagctctgaagtCAAACCCCTCACATCTGAGAGAGTTGGATCttagtaacaatgacctgaaggattcaggagtgaagatGCTCTCTGTTGGACTGGAGAATCCCAACTGTAAATTGGATACTCTGAG GCTGTCACGCTGTCtcgtcacagaggaaggctgtactTCTCTGGTCTCAggtctgaggtcaaacccctcacacctgagagagctggacctgagctacaatcacccaggagactcaggagtcagactgctctctgctggactggaggatccacactgcagactggagaaactcTG tgtggaacatggtggagagTACACAATGAAACCTGGGcttagaaaat ATGCCTGTGATCTCACAATGGACCCAAACACAgtacacagactcctctctctgtctgaggagaacagaaaggtgacatggaggagagaggagcagctgTATCCTGATCACACAGAGAGATTTAAGGACAGGGAACAGGTGCTgtgtggagagggtctgactgggcgctgttactgggaggtagagtggagtggaagaggggctgttataggagtgacatataaaggaatcagcaggagaggagagggtaatgacTGTGTCATTGGATTCAATGACAGGTCTTGGAGTCTACAATGCTCTGACAACAGTTACTATGCAAGGCACAATGATAATCTCACTACAATAGCCATTCCCTCCTCCAGTtcccacagagtaggagtgtatctggactggccagccggcactctgtccttTTACAGAgtctcctctgacacactgacccacctgTACACATTCCACACCACATTCACCgagcccctctatccagggtttAGGGTTTGGTATGACTCCTCAGTGTCCCTGTGTCAGGTGGTCCCTGTGTCAAACACAACATGA
- the LOC135538508 gene encoding NACHT, LRR and PYD domains-containing protein 3-like isoform X3 — MSLPGEHDTKAKSPIKQERPASPVPSCVSMTSDCSKLEPIQFREGYFSTEKSPELPEDSESQREDEEVVNAEDEKQESSAIERDISDTLEKNSDALAVICQRELKLNLKKKFQCIFEGIAQQGNPTLLNKIYTELYITEGGTGEVNNEHELRQIETTTRKQARPETAIKCNDIFQPLTGQDKPIRTVLTKGVAGIGKTVSVQKFILDWAEGKANQDVQFVFSFPFRELNLMKEEKHNLIELLNHFSTEIKESRISNYDKYKVLFIFDGLDECRLPLEFQKNKICCDITESTSVDVLLTNLIKGNLLPSALLWITTRPAAANKIPSECIDQDTEVRGFNDPQKEEYFRKRFSDEDMASSIISHIKTSRSLHIMCHIPVFCWISAIVLEHMLKHKREEMPKTLTEMYTHLVVFHTKQKNEKYLGKEETGPHSNKESILSLGKLAFQQLVKGNLIFYEEDLKEAGIDVNEALVYSGLCTQLFKEECGLYQDKVYCFVHLSIQEFLATLYVFLSFINNNENLMAKPQSTSSNFLALFRDRREVTLYKSAVDKALQSETGNLDLFLRFLLGLSLESNQKHLRGLLTKTRSSSQSHEETVKYIKEKIRENPSPERCINLFHCLNELNDHSLVDEIQRYLSSGSHSRGKLTPAQWSALVFVLLTSEKELDVFDLKKYSRSEEGLLRLLPVVKASRAALLSSCGVTEKSCASLASEVLKSNSSHLRELDLSNNDLKDSGVKLLSAGLGNPHCKLETLRLSGCLVTEEGCASLISDLSSPSHLRELDLSNNNLKDSGVKLLSAGLGNPHCKLEILRLSGCGVTEEGCASLVSALKSNPSHLRELDLSNNDLKDSGVKMLSVGLENPNCKLDTLRLSRCLVTEEGCTSLVSGLRSNPSHLRELDLSYNHPGDSGVRLLSAGLEDPHCRLEKLCVEHGGEYTMKPGLRKYACDLTMDPNTVHRLLSLSEENRKVTWRREEQLYPDHTERFKDREQVLCGEGLTGRCYWEVEWSGRGAVIGVTYKGISRRGEGNDCVIGFNDRSWSLQCSDNSYYARHNDNLTTIAIPSSSSHRVGVYLDWPAGTLSFYRVSSDTLTHLYTFHTTFTEPLYPGFRVWYDSSVSLCQVVPVSNTT, encoded by the exons ATTCAGATGCGCTTGCTGTGATTTGCCAACGTGAACTCAAACTTAATCTAAAGAAGAAGTTTCAATGTATATTTGAGGGGATCGCTCAACaaggaaacccaacacttctcaataagatctacacagagctctacatcacagagggtggaacaggagaggtcaataatgaacatgagctgagacagattgagacaacaaCCAGGAAACAAGCAAGACCAGAGACTGCAATCAAATGTAACGACATATTCCAACCCTTAACTGGACAAGACAAACctatcagaactgtgctgacaaagggagtcgctggcattggaaaaacagtctctgtgcagaagttcattctggactgggctgaaggaaaagcaaatcaggatgtccaatttgttttttcattcccttttcgggagctgaatttgatgaaagagGAAAAACACAATTTGATTGAACTTCTCAATCACTTCTCAACAGAAATTAAAGAATCAAGAATCTCCAACTATGACAAGTAcaaagttctgttcatctttgatggtctggatgagtgccgACTGCCCCTAGAATTCCAGAAAAACAAGATCTGTTGTGACATCACAGAGTCAACCTCAGTGGATGTTCTGCTGACAAATCTCATCAAGGGAAacctgcttccctctgctctcctctggataaCTACCCGACCTGCAGCAGCCAATAAGATCCCTTCAGAGTGTATTGACCAGGATacagaggtacgagggttcaatgacccacagaaggaggagtacttcaggaagagattcagtgatgaggacATGGCCAGCAGTatcatctcacacataaagacatcaaggagcctccacatcatgtgccacattccagtcttctgttggatttcTGCAATAGTGCTTGAACACATGCTGAAGcataagagagaagagatgcccaagactctgacagagatgtacacacaccttgtggtgtttcataccaaacagaagaatgaaaagtatcttgggaaagaagagacaggtcCACACTCGAATAAAGAGAGCATTCTGTCACTGGGAAAGCTAGCTTTTCAACAGCTTGTGAAAGGCAATCTGATTTTCTATGAAGAAGACCTGAAGGAGGCTGGCATTGATGTCAATGAAGCCTTAGTGTACTCAGGATTGTGCACACAGCTCTTTAAAGAGGAATGTGGGCTGTACCAGGACAAGGTGTACTGCTTCGTGcatctgagcattcaggagtttctggcTACTCTATATGTATTCCTCTCATTCATCAACAACAATGAGAATCTAATGGCCAAACCGCAATCAACATCCAGCAACTTTCTTGCTCTGTTCAGAGACAGGCGTGAAGTTACACTCTACAAGAGTGCTGTGGATAAAGCCTTACAAAGTGAGACGGGAAACCTGGACCTTTTCCTCCGCTTCCTTCTGGGCctctcactggagtccaatcagaagcacttacgaggtctactgacaaagacgagaagcagctcacagagccatgaagaaacagtcaagtacatcaaggagaagatcagggagaatccctctccagagaggtgcatcaatctgttccactgtctgaatgaactgaatgaccatTCTCTAGTGGATGAAATACAAAGATATCTGAGCTCAGGAAGTCACTCTAGAGGCAAACTGACACCTGCACAGTGGtcagctctggtctttgtgttgctgacttcagaaaaggagctggatgtgtttgacctgaagaaatactccagatcagaggaaggtctGCTGAGGCTGCTGCCTGTGGTCAAAGCCTCCAGAGCTGCTCT GCTGTCAAGCTGTGGAGTCACAGAGAAAAGTTGTGCTTCTCTGGCTTCTGAAGTTCTGAAGTCAAACTCCTCACAtctgagagagctggatctgagtaacaatgacttgaaggattcaggagtgaagctgctctctgctggactggggaatccccactgtaaactggagactctgag gctgtcaggctgtctagtcacagaagaaggctgtgcttctctgatCTCAGATCTGTCAagcccctcacacctgagagagctggatctgagtaacaataacctgaaggattcaggagtgaagctgctctctgctggcctgggaaatccccactgtaaactggagattttgag gctgtcaggctgtggagtcacagaggaaggctgtgcttctctggtctcagctctgaagtCAAACCCCTCACATCTGAGAGAGTTGGATCttagtaacaatgacctgaaggattcaggagtgaagatGCTCTCTGTTGGACTGGAGAATCCCAACTGTAAATTGGATACTCTGAG GCTGTCACGCTGTCtcgtcacagaggaaggctgtactTCTCTGGTCTCAggtctgaggtcaaacccctcacacctgagagagctggacctgagctacaatcacccaggagactcaggagtcagactgctctctgctggactggaggatccacactgcagactggagaaactcTG tgtggaacatggtggagagTACACAATGAAACCTGGGcttagaaaat ATGCCTGTGATCTCACAATGGACCCAAACACAgtacacagactcctctctctgtctgaggagaacagaaaggtgacatggaggagagaggagcagctgTATCCTGATCACACAGAGAGATTTAAGGACAGGGAACAGGTGCTgtgtggagagggtctgactgggcgctgttactgggaggtagagtggagtggaagaggggctgttataggagtgacatataaaggaatcagcaggagaggagagggtaatgacTGTGTCATTGGATTCAATGACAGGTCTTGGAGTCTACAATGCTCTGACAACAGTTACTATGCAAGGCACAATGATAATCTCACTACAATAGCCATTCCCTCCTCCAGTtcccacagagtaggagtgtatctggactggccagccggcactctgtccttTTACAGAgtctcctctgacacactgacccacctgTACACATTCCACACCACATTCACCgagcccctctatccagggtttAGGGTTTGGTATGACTCCTCAGTGTCCCTGTGTCAGGTGGTCCCTGTGTCAAACACAACATGA
- the LOC135538508 gene encoding NACHT, LRR and PYD domains-containing protein 3-like isoform X2, protein MSLSVEREEGVPASKMSLSGEHDTEAKSPIKQERPASPVPSCVSMTSDCSKLEPIQFREGYFSTEKSPELPEDSESQREDEEVVNAEDEKQESSAIERDISDTLEKNSDALAVICQRELKLNLKKKFQCIFEGIAQQGNPTLLNKIYTELYITEGGTGEVNNEHELRQIETTTRKQARPETAIKCNDIFQPLTGQDKPIRTVLTKGVAGIGKTVSVQKFILDWAEGKANQDVQFVFSFPFRELNLMKEEKHNLIELLNHFSTEIKESRISNYDKYKVLFIFDGLDECRLPLEFQKNKICCDITESTSVDVLLTNLIKGNLLPSALLWITTRPAAANKIPSECIDQDTEVRGFNDPQKEEYFRKRFSDEDMASSIISHIKTSRSLHIMCHIPVFCWISAIVLEHMLKHKREEMPKTLTEMYTHLVVFHTKQKNEKYLGKEETGPHSNKESILSLGKLAFQQLVKGNLIFYEEDLKEAGIDVNEALVYSGLCTQLFKEECGLYQDKVYCFVHLSIQEFLATLYVFLSFINNNENLMAKPQSTSSNFLALFRDRREVTLYKSAVDKALQSETGNLDLFLRFLLGLSLESNQKHLRGLLTKTRSSSQSHEETVKYIKEKIRENPSPERCINLFHCLNELNDHSLVDEIQRYLSSGSHSRGKLTPAQWSALVFVLLTSEKELDVFDLKKYSRSEEGLLRLLPVVKASRAALLSSCGVTEKSCASLASEVLKSNSSHLRELDLSNNDLKDSGVKLLSAGLGNPHCKLETLRLSGCLVTEEGCASLISDLSSPSHLRELDLSNNNLKDSGVKLLSAGLGNPHCKLEILRLSGCGVTEEGCASLVSALKSNPSHLRELDLSNNDLKDSGVKMLSVGLENPNCKLDTLRLSRCLVTEEGCTSLVSGLRSNPSHLRELDLSYNHPGDSGVRLLSAGLEDPHCRLEKLCVEHGGEYTMKPGLRKYACDLTMDPNTVHRLLSLSEENRKVTWRREEQLYPDHTERFKDREQVLCGEGLTGRCYWEVEWSGRGAVIGVTYKGISRRGEGNDCVIGFNDRSWSLQCSDNSYYARHNDNLTTIAIPSSSSHRVGVYLDWPAGTLSFYRVSSDTLTHLYTFHTTFTEPLYPGFRVWYDSSVSLCQVVPVSNTT, encoded by the exons ATTCAGATGCGCTTGCTGTGATTTGCCAACGTGAACTCAAACTTAATCTAAAGAAGAAGTTTCAATGTATATTTGAGGGGATCGCTCAACaaggaaacccaacacttctcaataagatctacacagagctctacatcacagagggtggaacaggagaggtcaataatgaacatgagctgagacagattgagacaacaaCCAGGAAACAAGCAAGACCAGAGACTGCAATCAAATGTAACGACATATTCCAACCCTTAACTGGACAAGACAAACctatcagaactgtgctgacaaagggagtcgctggcattggaaaaacagtctctgtgcagaagttcattctggactgggctgaaggaaaagcaaatcaggatgtccaatttgttttttcattcccttttcgggagctgaatttgatgaaagagGAAAAACACAATTTGATTGAACTTCTCAATCACTTCTCAACAGAAATTAAAGAATCAAGAATCTCCAACTATGACAAGTAcaaagttctgttcatctttgatggtctggatgagtgccgACTGCCCCTAGAATTCCAGAAAAACAAGATCTGTTGTGACATCACAGAGTCAACCTCAGTGGATGTTCTGCTGACAAATCTCATCAAGGGAAacctgcttccctctgctctcctctggataaCTACCCGACCTGCAGCAGCCAATAAGATCCCTTCAGAGTGTATTGACCAGGATacagaggtacgagggttcaatgacccacagaaggaggagtacttcaggaagagattcagtgatgaggacATGGCCAGCAGTatcatctcacacataaagacatcaaggagcctccacatcatgtgccacattccagtcttctgttggatttcTGCAATAGTGCTTGAACACATGCTGAAGcataagagagaagagatgcccaagactctgacagagatgtacacacaccttgtggtgtttcataccaaacagaagaatgaaaagtatcttgggaaagaagagacaggtcCACACTCGAATAAAGAGAGCATTCTGTCACTGGGAAAGCTAGCTTTTCAACAGCTTGTGAAAGGCAATCTGATTTTCTATGAAGAAGACCTGAAGGAGGCTGGCATTGATGTCAATGAAGCCTTAGTGTACTCAGGATTGTGCACACAGCTCTTTAAAGAGGAATGTGGGCTGTACCAGGACAAGGTGTACTGCTTCGTGcatctgagcattcaggagtttctggcTACTCTATATGTATTCCTCTCATTCATCAACAACAATGAGAATCTAATGGCCAAACCGCAATCAACATCCAGCAACTTTCTTGCTCTGTTCAGAGACAGGCGTGAAGTTACACTCTACAAGAGTGCTGTGGATAAAGCCTTACAAAGTGAGACGGGAAACCTGGACCTTTTCCTCCGCTTCCTTCTGGGCctctcactggagtccaatcagaagcacttacgaggtctactgacaaagacgagaagcagctcacagagccatgaagaaacagtcaagtacatcaaggagaagatcagggagaatccctctccagagaggtgcatcaatctgttccactgtctgaatgaactgaatgaccatTCTCTAGTGGATGAAATACAAAGATATCTGAGCTCAGGAAGTCACTCTAGAGGCAAACTGACACCTGCACAGTGGtcagctctggtctttgtgttgctgacttcagaaaaggagctggatgtgtttgacctgaagaaatactccagatcagaggaaggtctGCTGAGGCTGCTGCCTGTGGTCAAAGCCTCCAGAGCTGCTCT GCTGTCAAGCTGTGGAGTCACAGAGAAAAGTTGTGCTTCTCTGGCTTCTGAAGTTCTGAAGTCAAACTCCTCACAtctgagagagctggatctgagtaacaatgacttgaaggattcaggagtgaagctgctctctgctggactggggaatccccactgtaaactggagactctgag gctgtcaggctgtctagtcacagaagaaggctgtgcttctctgatCTCAGATCTGTCAagcccctcacacctgagagagctggatctgagtaacaataacctgaaggattcaggagtgaagctgctctctgctggcctgggaaatccccactgtaaactggagattttgag gctgtcaggctgtggagtcacagaggaaggctgtgcttctctggtctcagctctgaagtCAAACCCCTCACATCTGAGAGAGTTGGATCttagtaacaatgacctgaaggattcaggagtgaagatGCTCTCTGTTGGACTGGAGAATCCCAACTGTAAATTGGATACTCTGAG GCTGTCACGCTGTCtcgtcacagaggaaggctgtactTCTCTGGTCTCAggtctgaggtcaaacccctcacacctgagagagctggacctgagctacaatcacccaggagactcaggagtcagactgctctctgctggactggaggatccacactgcagactggagaaactcTG tgtggaacatggtggagagTACACAATGAAACCTGGGcttagaaaat ATGCCTGTGATCTCACAATGGACCCAAACACAgtacacagactcctctctctgtctgaggagaacagaaaggtgacatggaggagagaggagcagctgTATCCTGATCACACAGAGAGATTTAAGGACAGGGAACAGGTGCTgtgtggagagggtctgactgggcgctgttactgggaggtagagtggagtggaagaggggctgttataggagtgacatataaaggaatcagcaggagaggagagggtaatgacTGTGTCATTGGATTCAATGACAGGTCTTGGAGTCTACAATGCTCTGACAACAGTTACTATGCAAGGCACAATGATAATCTCACTACAATAGCCATTCCCTCCTCCAGTtcccacagagtaggagtgtatctggactggccagccggcactctgtccttTTACAGAgtctcctctgacacactgacccacctgTACACATTCCACACCACATTCACCgagcccctctatccagggtttAGGGTTTGGTATGACTCCTCAGTGTCCCTGTGTCAGGTGGTCCCTGTGTCAAACACAACATGA